One Onthophagus taurus isolate NC chromosome 11, IU_Otau_3.0, whole genome shotgun sequence genomic window carries:
- the LOC111419825 gene encoding cytochrome P450 9e2-like isoform X1 translates to MLCLILFVLLVILLLIKLSKTYSYWTERGVKQRKQTYLLGDNGKVFLKKESFFDMITSIYNAFPEERYIGMYQGLLPTLVIKDPDLIKNIAIKDFDHFTDHQQVIPNGIDDVWAKNLLTLKGDYWRQMRATLSPSFTSVKMKMMFTLIAETLKFYEDYLKKRDHTESIELKDFFTRFTNDAIATVAFGLKCDSINNKDNEFYLMGKDATNFGLKRNLAVFAYLIMPKIASFFNIKIFPTKITNFFKNLINKTIRMREENDIIRPDMIHLLLEAKKDGFELSDETITSQAVIFFFAGFESVATLLTFMGYELAINPEVQEKLQKEIDETLKECENRNLTYDALTKMKYLDMVINETLRKWPTLATDRVCTKYYKIEPIQNEKDIIIQPGDVVWLPIAAIQRDPKYFENPDKFDPERFNEKNKEKIKPFTYFPFGLGPRTCIGSRLALLEAKIAFFNILKDFNFVPCEKTEIPLKISKDSFGFVPQNGLWIDIKPR, encoded by the exons ATGTTGTGCTTAATACTTTTTGTGTTACTagtcattttattattaataaaattatcaaaaacataTAGTTATTGGACGGAACGAGGGGTTAAACAGAGAaaacaaacttatttattaggTGATAATGGAAAAGTGTTTCTAAAAAAAGAATCTTTCTTCGATATGATCACAAGTATATATAACGCATTTCCAGAAGAAAG atatattgGGATGTACCAAGGATTACTTCCTACATTAGTGATAAAAGATcctgatttaataaaaaatatagcaATAAAAGATTTCGACCATTTTACAGACCACCAACAAGTTATTCCTAACGGAATCGATGATGTTTGGgcgaaaaatttattaacattaaaaggAGATTATTGGAGGCAAATGCGAGCAACTTTAAGTCCAAGTTTTACATCggttaaaatgaaaatgatgtTCACTTTAATTgcggaaactttaaaattttatgaggattatttaaaaaaaagagatcACACGGAAAGTAttgaattaaaagatttttttacaaGATTCACCAACGACGCAATCGCAACAGTTGCTTTTGGATTAAAATGCGATTCGATCAACAACAAAGATAACGAATTCTATTTAATGGGAAAAGATGCAACTAATTTcggattaaaaagaaatttagcCGTTTTCGCTTATTTAATCATGCCTAAAATCGCCTcatttttcaatataaaaatattccccacaaaaataacaaatttctttaaaaacctTATTAACAAAACGATAAGGATGCGTGAAGAAAACGATATTATCCGACCAGATATGATTCATTTACTTCTCGAAGCTAAAAAAGACGGATTTGAACTTTCCGATGAAACCATTACTTCACAAgctgttattttctttttcgctGGATTCGAAAGTGTCGCAACTTTATTAACTTTCATGGGATACGAATTAGCAATAAACCCCGAAGTCCAAGAAAAGCttcaaaaagaaatcgatgaaacattaaaagaatgcgaaaatcgaaatttaaCTTACGATGctttaacaaaaatgaaatatttagatATGGTTATAAATGAAACGTTAAGGAAATGGCCCACTCTTGCAACAGATAGAGTTTGTACTAAATACTATAAAATCGAACCGATTCAAAACGAAAAAGACATTATTATCCAACCGGGTGATGTGGTGTGGTTACCGATTGCCGCTATACAAAGAGATcctaaatattttgaaaacccCGATAAATTTGATCCGGAAAGATTTAACGaaaagaataaagaaaaaattaaaccgtTTACATATTTTCCGTTTGGATTGGGACCGAGAACTTGTATTGGTTCTAGATTGGCTTTGTTAGAAgctaaaattgctttttttaatattttaaaagattttaatttcgttCCGTGCGAAAAAACTGAAATtcctttaaaaataagtaaggATTCGTTTGGATTTGTACCACAAAATGGATTATGGATCGATATAAAACCAAGATAG
- the LOC111423121 gene encoding zinc finger protein 512B-like produces the protein MNPIVCVVFCVFAAVNAGYAGSYGEEDHGGHETIVVQKPIHIPVPKHVPVEIPHKVPIPVPKPVAVPVPQPYPIQVHVPQPVAVPIIKTITIPVEKPVPYKVEKEVAVPIEKYIPVTVEKHVKIPIPKPVPVHVPVYKIVYHGHGGKH, from the exons ATGAATCCAATC GTTTGCGTAGTTTTCTGTGTCTTTGCTGCTGTAAATGCTGGTTACGCCGGCAGTTATGGCGAAGAAGATCATGGGGGTCATGAAACCATCGTTGTACAAAAGCCGATTCATATCCCAGTACCTAAACATGTCCCAGTTGAAATCCCACACAAAGTACCCATTCCAGTACCAAAACCAGTTGCTGTTCCAGTTCCACAACCTTATCCAATTCAAGTTCATGTCCCACAACCGGTTGCTGTACCAATTATTAAAACCATCACCATCCCCGTTGAAAAGCCGGTACCATACAAAGTCGAAAAGGAAGTTGCTGTTCCAATTGAAAAATACATCCCGGTTACTGTTGAGAAGCACGTAAAGATTCCGATACCAAAACCAGTACCAGTTCATGTACCAGTTTACAAAATTGTTTACCATGGACACGGAGGAAAACATTAA
- the LOC111419827 gene encoding MAGE-like protein 2: MNTYVCIVLVAAFATVNAGHIGSYGGDHGGHHVQETVEVEKPVPIPIYKHVQVPIPHALPIPQPKPVAIPVPQPYAVQIKVPQPVAVPVIKTITVPIEKPVLFPVIKSVPYPVEKPVPIKVEKHVPIPVPKPVPVKVPVYKTVYHHSKH, translated from the exons ATGAATACCTAC gtTTGTATTGTTTTGGTAGCAGCTTTTGCCACTGTAAATGCTGGACATATCGGTAGTTACGGTGGAGATCACGGAGGTCATCACGTACAAGAAACGGTCGAAGTAGAAAAACCGGTACCAATTCCAATTTATAAACACGTTCAAGTACCAATTCCACACGCATTACCAATTCCACAACCTAAACCGGTTGCAATTCCTGTTCCACAACCTTACGCAGTGCAAATTAAAGTACCACAACCGGTTGCTGTACCAGTTATTAAGACCATCACCGTACCAATTGAAAAACCAGTACTTTTCCCGGTTATTAAGAGTGTTCCATACCCAGTAGAAAAACCAGTGCCAATCAAAGTGGAAAAACATGTACCAATTCCAGTACCTAAACCAGTACCCGTTAAAGTACCAGTTTATAAGACCGTTTATCATCATAGCAAACATTAG
- the LOC111419825 gene encoding cytochrome P450 9e2-like isoform X2, which translates to MITSIYNAFPEERYIGMYQGLLPTLVIKDPDLIKNIAIKDFDHFTDHQQVIPNGIDDVWAKNLLTLKGDYWRQMRATLSPSFTSVKMKMMFTLIAETLKFYEDYLKKRDHTESIELKDFFTRFTNDAIATVAFGLKCDSINNKDNEFYLMGKDATNFGLKRNLAVFAYLIMPKIASFFNIKIFPTKITNFFKNLINKTIRMREENDIIRPDMIHLLLEAKKDGFELSDETITSQAVIFFFAGFESVATLLTFMGYELAINPEVQEKLQKEIDETLKECENRNLTYDALTKMKYLDMVINETLRKWPTLATDRVCTKYYKIEPIQNEKDIIIQPGDVVWLPIAAIQRDPKYFENPDKFDPERFNEKNKEKIKPFTYFPFGLGPRTCIGSRLALLEAKIAFFNILKDFNFVPCEKTEIPLKISKDSFGFVPQNGLWIDIKPR; encoded by the exons ATGATCACAAGTATATATAACGCATTTCCAGAAGAAAG atatattgGGATGTACCAAGGATTACTTCCTACATTAGTGATAAAAGATcctgatttaataaaaaatatagcaATAAAAGATTTCGACCATTTTACAGACCACCAACAAGTTATTCCTAACGGAATCGATGATGTTTGGgcgaaaaatttattaacattaaaaggAGATTATTGGAGGCAAATGCGAGCAACTTTAAGTCCAAGTTTTACATCggttaaaatgaaaatgatgtTCACTTTAATTgcggaaactttaaaattttatgaggattatttaaaaaaaagagatcACACGGAAAGTAttgaattaaaagatttttttacaaGATTCACCAACGACGCAATCGCAACAGTTGCTTTTGGATTAAAATGCGATTCGATCAACAACAAAGATAACGAATTCTATTTAATGGGAAAAGATGCAACTAATTTcggattaaaaagaaatttagcCGTTTTCGCTTATTTAATCATGCCTAAAATCGCCTcatttttcaatataaaaatattccccacaaaaataacaaatttctttaaaaacctTATTAACAAAACGATAAGGATGCGTGAAGAAAACGATATTATCCGACCAGATATGATTCATTTACTTCTCGAAGCTAAAAAAGACGGATTTGAACTTTCCGATGAAACCATTACTTCACAAgctgttattttctttttcgctGGATTCGAAAGTGTCGCAACTTTATTAACTTTCATGGGATACGAATTAGCAATAAACCCCGAAGTCCAAGAAAAGCttcaaaaagaaatcgatgaaacattaaaagaatgcgaaaatcgaaatttaaCTTACGATGctttaacaaaaatgaaatatttagatATGGTTATAAATGAAACGTTAAGGAAATGGCCCACTCTTGCAACAGATAGAGTTTGTACTAAATACTATAAAATCGAACCGATTCAAAACGAAAAAGACATTATTATCCAACCGGGTGATGTGGTGTGGTTACCGATTGCCGCTATACAAAGAGATcctaaatattttgaaaacccCGATAAATTTGATCCGGAAAGATTTAACGaaaagaataaagaaaaaattaaaccgtTTACATATTTTCCGTTTGGATTGGGACCGAGAACTTGTATTGGTTCTAGATTGGCTTTGTTAGAAgctaaaattgctttttttaatattttaaaagattttaatttcgttCCGTGCGAAAAAACTGAAATtcctttaaaaataagtaaggATTCGTTTGGATTTGTACCACAAAATGGATTATGGATCGATATAAAACCAAGATAG
- the LOC111413468 gene encoding deoxycytidylate deaminase codes for MVEENPKSLKREDFMDWEDYFMATAFLAAKRSKDPVTQVGACIVSPDNKIVGIGYNGMPTGCSDDEFPWGKQPNSLESKYLYVCHAEMNAILNKNVFNVKGCKIYVALFPCNECAKFIIQSGITEVIYMSDKYADKIETKASKRMFDAVGITYKQYKPKQSRVVIDFDEVNWNNMRQEPGTPHKHQNNGV; via the exons atggttgAGGAAAATCCAAAatc gtTAAAACGAGAAGATTTTATGGATTGGGAGGATTATTTTATGGCAACGGCGTTTCTTGCTGCAAAAAGAAGCAAAGATCCCGTTACGCAAGTTGGAGCTTGTATTGTAAGCCCCGATAATAAAATAGTGGGAATCGGATACAATGGGATGCCTACCGGTTGTAGCGACGATGAATTTCCTTGGGGAAAACAACCAAATAGTTTAGAATCGAAATATCTTTAtg TTTGCCACGCCGAAATGAacgcaattttaaacaaaaatgtatttaatgtAAAGGGATGTAAAATTTACGTCGCTTTATTTCCATGTAATGAGTGtgcgaaatttattattcaatcaGGAATAACCGAGGTTATTTATATGTCTGATAAGTACGCTGATAAGATAGAAACTAAAGCTTCGAAAAGGATGTTTGATGCTGTGGGAATTACAtacaa aCAATATAAACCCAAACAAAGTAGGGTTGTGATTGATTTCGATGAAGTTAATTGGAATAATATGAGACAAGAACCAGGGACTCCacataaacatcaaaataatggtgtttaa
- the LOC111413472 gene encoding zinc finger protein 271-like, with product MDLCDFNIEKVCRACLEETQNMSPLLQDGLSEMFSFCTLLSVLDNKFPSLICNKCKFELGIAYNFKQLCLRSQQTLEQYFSQTRFDELEFSLSEFLKSDQFLDDDDTDIAKEIEKEILNLEDDFLLDNEQYTCDKCNESFDLLCDLETHKITHREITDLKCPQCGKVFERMKALKRHIKIHMKDKKYKCEFCSKGFSEAGSLTRHLRKHKGEKKHLCTVCGKRFYEANVLRIHLRVHSGEKPISCTICDKKFGDPNGLRSHLKSHSGEKNYQCKICMKAFAHSFSLKNHLRIHSGEKSFLCSICGKSFTQSHYITAHMKQHTGDLPFSCKHCDKRFSQNSQLEIHTRTHTGYKPFMCAVCGKSCARSTDLSVHMRTHTGEKPYACTQCPKRYVTSSHLKLHLKTHTGERPHVCKTCGKGFFDAKGLKSHFRIHTNEKPFKCNVCGSCFKQSGQLAVHRRIHISKDIQKKQENEN from the exons aTGGATTTGTGCGATTTCAACATAGAAAAAGTGTGTAGAGCTTGTTTAGAAGAAACCCAAAACATGTCACCACTTCTACAAGACGGTTTAAGCGAaatgtttagtttttgtactttattaagc gtTTTAGACAATAAGTTTCCCTCTTTAATATGCAATAAATGTAAATTCGAACTTGGTATAGCGTATAACTTCAAACAACTATGTCTGCGATCCCAACAAACACTTGAGCAATACTTCAGTCAAACTAGATTTGATGAGTTGGAATTTAGTTTGTCCGAATTCCTAAAATCCGATCAATTCCTCGACGATGACGATACAGACATCgccaaagaaattgaaaaggaAATTTTGAACTTGGAAGATGATTTTCTTTTGGACAACGAACAATACACTTGCGATAAATGCAATGAATCATTTGATTTACTATGTGATTTAGAGACCCATAAGATAACCCATCGCGAAATCACCGATTTAAAATGCCCCCAATGCGGTAAAGTTTTCGAACGAATGAAAGCTTTAAAAAGAcacattaaaattcatatgaaagataaaaaatataaatgcgAATTTTGTTCGAAAGGATTTTCGGAAGCTGGGAGTTTAACGAGACATTTAAGAAAACACAAAGGtgaaaaaaaacatttgtGTACCGTTTGTGGAAAAAGATTTTACGAGGCGAACGTTTTGAGGATTCATTTAAGAGTGCATAGTGGGGAGAAACCAATTTCTTGCACGATTTGTGATAAGAAATTCGGAGATCCAAACGGTTTAAGAAGTCACTTAAAAAGTCATAGTggcgaaaaaaattatcaatgtAAAATTTGTATGAAAGCATTTGCTCAttcttttagtttaaaaaatcatttaaggATTCATTCTGGAgagaaatcatttttatgttcaatttgtggaaaaagttttactcaG AGTCATTACATTACGGCTCATATGAAACAACACACAGGAGATCTTCCGTTTTCTTGCAAACATTGCGATAAAAGATTTTCACAAAATTCGCAATTAGAAATTCATACAAGAACACACACCGGGTATAAACCGTTTATGTGTGCt gtatGTGGTAAAAGTTGTGCAAGATCCACAGATCTCTCGGTTCATATGAGAACTCATACTGGAGAAAAACCGTATGCTTGCACACAATGTCCGAAACGTTACGTAACCTCTtcacatttaaaattacatttaaaaactcACACCGGTGAACGGCCGCATGTTTGCAAAACTTGCGGAAAAGGATTTTTTGATGCAAAAGGATTAAAATCGCATTTTAGAATTCATACCAATGAGAAACCGTTTAAATGTAATGTTTGCGGGAGTTGTTTTAAGCAAAGCGGTCAATTAGCTGTTCATAGAAGAATTCATATTTCAaaagatattcaaaaaaaacaagaaaatgaaaattaa